One window of Pirellulales bacterium genomic DNA carries:
- a CDS encoding acetyl-CoA carboxylase carboxyltransferase subunit alpha — translation MAIPLQQLAFEQPIYDLEARLAKLESTADDSLATRDEIRRLRRERTDLMKKIYSQLEPWQIVQVARHPQRPMTTDYIELVFDDFVELHGDRSFGDDRAIRTGMAKLDEYKVMVIGHQKGKDLKERIACNYGCAHPEGYRKAIAKMKFAAKFGLPIITLIDTPGAYPGIGAEERGQAQVIADAIFEMSRLSCPVISVVIGEGGSGGAIGIGVGDKIAILEFAYYSVISPEGCAGILWKDAAYSKQAAQALRLTSKDLLRLGAVDDVIEEPIGGAHRDHHQIAGRLKLYLVKALRELIQKSPEQIIEGRYEKYRRMGMYLEHRGDPAPAGIFHQPA, via the coding sequence ATGGCAATACCACTGCAGCAGTTGGCCTTCGAGCAGCCGATCTACGATCTCGAAGCCCGGCTGGCCAAGCTGGAAAGCACGGCCGACGACAGCCTGGCCACGCGCGACGAAATTCGTCGGCTGCGGCGCGAGCGCACCGACCTGATGAAAAAGATCTACAGCCAGCTCGAGCCCTGGCAGATCGTGCAAGTGGCGCGGCATCCGCAGCGGCCGATGACGACCGATTACATCGAGCTGGTGTTCGACGATTTCGTCGAGCTGCACGGCGATCGCTCGTTCGGCGACGACCGGGCCATTCGCACCGGCATGGCCAAGCTCGACGAATACAAGGTCATGGTGATCGGCCACCAAAAAGGCAAAGACCTGAAGGAACGGATCGCCTGCAATTACGGCTGCGCCCATCCCGAGGGCTATCGCAAAGCCATCGCAAAGATGAAATTCGCCGCCAAGTTCGGGCTGCCGATCATCACGCTGATCGACACGCCGGGGGCTTATCCTGGCATCGGCGCCGAGGAGCGCGGCCAGGCCCAGGTGATCGCTGATGCGATTTTCGAAATGTCGCGTCTGTCGTGCCCCGTGATCTCGGTCGTCATTGGCGAAGGCGGGTCCGGCGGCGCGATCGGCATCGGGGTCGGCGACAAGATCGCGATCCTCGAGTTTGCCTACTACTCGGTGATCAGCCCCGAAGGATGCGCCGGCATCCTCTGGAAGGACGCCGCTTACTCCAAACAAGCAGCCCAGGCCCTGCGGCTGACGTCGAAAGACCTGCTCCGCTTGGGCGCCGTCGACGACGTGATCGAAGAACCGATCGGCGGCGCCCACCGGGACCACCACCAGATCGCCGGCCGGCTGAAACTGTACCTGGTGAAGGCCCTGCGCGAGCTGATCCAAAAATCCCCCGAGCAGATCATCGAAGGCCGGTATGAGAAATACCGGCGGATGGGGATGTATCTCGAGCACCGCGGGGATCCGGCCCCTGCCGGAATCTTTCATCAACCGGCCTGA
- a CDS encoding metal-dependent hydrolase, producing the protein MPGFKIHISASTTLGIAYGGTAFAVYHQPLETSVLAAGLCAVSGMFPDFDSGPGRPLRESVTFGAAVVPMLLIDRFKHMGMSNDAMVLTGGLIYLAIRFGVAWILRHYSVHRGMFHSLPTALIFSELAFLLCSSGGLPVRFFEAGAVMLGFLSHLILDEIWSIEWKGLRPHLKYTFGTAFKFWGPCMWSNALTYVLMLATTVVVFNDPIWSNESAAAQEAHEIASSLMQHLNR; encoded by the coding sequence ATGCCCGGCTTCAAGATTCATATCTCGGCGAGCACGACCCTCGGTATTGCCTACGGCGGCACCGCCTTCGCCGTGTATCACCAGCCGCTGGAAACCAGCGTCCTGGCGGCAGGGCTGTGCGCGGTTTCCGGCATGTTTCCCGATTTCGATAGCGGACCAGGCCGCCCGCTACGCGAGAGCGTGACCTTTGGCGCCGCGGTCGTGCCGATGCTGTTGATCGACCGCTTCAAGCACATGGGCATGTCGAACGACGCCATGGTGCTCACCGGCGGATTGATCTACTTGGCGATCCGCTTTGGCGTGGCTTGGATATTGCGCCATTACAGCGTGCATCGCGGCATGTTCCACAGCTTGCCCACGGCCCTCATATTCAGCGAGCTGGCATTCCTGCTTTGTTCCTCGGGCGGGCTACCGGTGCGTTTCTTCGAAGCCGGCGCCGTGATGTTGGGTTTCCTCTCGCACCTGATCCTCGACGAGATATGGAGTATCGAGTGGAAAGGATTGCGCCCGCATCTTAAGTACACGTTCGGCACGGCGTTCAAGTTCTGGGGACCGTGCATGTGGTCCAACGCCCTGACGTACGTGCTGATGCTGGCCACGACCGTCGTGGTGTTCAACGACCCGATCTGGTCGAACGAGTCTGCCGCCGCGCAAGAAGCGCACGAGATCGCGTCCTCCTTGATGCAGCATCTCAATCGCTAG
- the dtd gene encoding D-aminoacyl-tRNA deacylase, whose protein sequence is MRACVQRVSSAEVVVAGEVVGQISAGLLVLLGVAAGDDQSDVRALADKIVGLRVFNDTAGKMNLALADVGGAMLVVSQFTLLGDCSHGRRPSFTGAAPPEVAERLYEAFVARVREQGITVATGKFRQHMDVTLTNDGPVTLLVESR, encoded by the coding sequence ATGCGTGCCTGTGTGCAACGAGTTTCGTCCGCCGAGGTCGTCGTGGCCGGAGAGGTCGTGGGCCAGATTTCTGCCGGCCTGCTGGTGCTCTTAGGAGTGGCCGCCGGCGATGACCAGAGTGACGTACGCGCGCTGGCCGACAAGATTGTCGGGCTGCGGGTGTTCAACGACACGGCGGGAAAGATGAACCTGGCGCTGGCCGACGTCGGCGGCGCGATGCTCGTCGTCAGCCAATTCACGCTCTTGGGCGATTGCAGTCACGGTCGCCGGCCCAGCTTCACGGGCGCTGCGCCGCCGGAGGTCGCCGAACGCTTGTACGAAGCCTTCGTCGCGCGCGTGCGCGAGCAGGGCATTACGGTGGCGACCGGAAAGTTCCGCCAGCACATGGACGTGACCCTGACGAACGACGGTCCGGTGACGCTGCTTGTTGAGAGCCGGTGA
- a CDS encoding ZIP family metal transporter has protein sequence MASPQENTLPQTALLTIYCLLIAGAALLGGWLPMLLRLTHTGMQLAMSFIGGVMLGVGILHLLPHAYFELHDIYPCVWWMLGGFLTMFFIERVFHFHHHDAPDGSARAGGDEIEHDHDHTTDHAHAHHHGHAHAPGRSQNRAWQGALVGLALHSAADGMALAASVAAETEHEGPGPVFAGLAVFLVIWLHIPFDSLALSTLMTVSHATGRARHVANFLFALAVPLGAVLFLFGAQHALGPDQPILGAALAFSAGTFLCIATSDLLPELQFHAHDRVKLSAALLLGLALAAGMVIVESSTHDHGHEPEHDHGPAVEHIDHHEHVHE, from the coding sequence ATGGCGAGCCCGCAGGAGAATACGTTGCCGCAGACCGCGCTACTGACGATTTATTGCTTGCTGATCGCCGGGGCCGCGCTTCTTGGTGGCTGGCTGCCGATGTTGTTGCGCTTGACGCACACCGGCATGCAACTGGCCATGAGCTTCATCGGCGGCGTGATGCTGGGCGTCGGCATTTTGCACCTGCTGCCACACGCTTATTTCGAGTTGCACGATATCTATCCCTGTGTGTGGTGGATGCTGGGCGGCTTTTTGACGATGTTCTTCATCGAACGCGTCTTTCATTTCCATCATCATGACGCGCCCGACGGTTCTGCGCGCGCTGGCGGCGATGAAATCGAGCACGACCACGATCACACTACCGATCATGCCCACGCGCATCATCACGGGCACGCTCATGCGCCCGGCCGGTCACAGAATCGGGCCTGGCAAGGCGCTCTGGTGGGTCTCGCCTTGCACAGCGCGGCCGATGGCATGGCGCTGGCCGCCAGTGTCGCGGCCGAAACCGAGCACGAGGGTCCGGGCCCCGTCTTCGCAGGCCTCGCGGTATTTCTCGTGATCTGGTTGCACATTCCCTTCGACTCGCTGGCGCTGAGCACGCTGATGACCGTCAGCCATGCAACGGGTCGCGCGCGGCACGTGGCGAATTTTCTCTTTGCACTCGCGGTGCCGCTGGGCGCGGTGCTGTTTCTGTTCGGCGCCCAGCATGCTCTCGGCCCGGACCAGCCGATCCTGGGCGCGGCGCTGGCTTTCTCGGCGGGCACGTTCCTGTGCATCGCCACGAGCGATCTGTTGCCCGAGTTGCAATTTCACGCGCACGATCGCGTGAAGCTCTCGGCGGCGCTGCTGCTTGGGTTGGCGCTCGCCGCCGGAATGGTGATCGTGGAATCATCCACACACGATCATGGTCATGAACCCGAACACGATCATGGACCGGCCGTCGAGCATATCGACCATCACGAGCACGTCCACGAGTAA
- a CDS encoding ABC transporter ATP-binding protein — translation MALTAKSACWKKKPELPMPLVEVVDLDYRYPDGLLALSRVSFALDAGECVALVGPNGAGKSTLLWHLNGLLPDRLRDGHHHHRNGAAHHHAPAAVRIEGLDVNHAHLPQIRRAVGLLFQDPDDQLFGTTVREDVAFGPLNLGLAAEEVRRRVDEALAVVGLSALADRVPHHLSMGERKRACLAGIIACEPKLLALDEPTANLDPRARRQLMRLLGELSCAKLIASHDLEMILDICPRVILLDEGRVCADGPTAEILRDEALLEAHGLELPPRLRERA, via the coding sequence GTGGCTTTGACGGCGAAATCCGCATGCTGGAAGAAGAAGCCTGAACTGCCCATGCCGCTCGTCGAAGTCGTCGATCTCGATTATCGCTATCCCGACGGTCTGCTGGCCCTGTCGCGCGTCAGCTTCGCGCTGGATGCGGGCGAGTGTGTTGCACTTGTCGGGCCAAACGGAGCCGGCAAATCGACGTTGCTCTGGCATTTGAATGGGCTCTTACCCGATCGCCTGCGCGATGGGCACCATCACCATCGCAATGGCGCGGCACACCACCATGCGCCCGCGGCCGTGCGTATCGAGGGTCTGGACGTGAATCACGCGCACCTACCGCAAATCCGCCGCGCGGTGGGGCTCTTGTTTCAGGATCCCGACGATCAGTTGTTCGGCACCACCGTGCGCGAGGATGTGGCGTTCGGCCCCTTGAATCTGGGATTGGCGGCCGAGGAAGTACGCCGCCGCGTGGACGAAGCGCTCGCCGTGGTAGGCCTTTCCGCGCTCGCCGATCGCGTGCCGCACCATTTGAGCATGGGGGAACGGAAGCGCGCCTGCCTGGCGGGGATCATCGCCTGCGAGCCGAAGTTGCTCGCGCTGGACGAGCCAACGGCGAACCTCGATCCGCGCGCCCGGCGACAGTTGATGCGCTTGCTCGGCGAGCTGAGCTGCGCCAAGCTGATCGCCAGCCACGACCTGGAAATGATTCTCGATATTTGTCCACGCGTGATCCTGCTCGACGAAGGGCGCGTTTGTGCCGATGGGCCGACAGCGGAAATCCTGCGCGACGAGGCATTGCTCGAGGCGCACGGACTGGAACTGCCGCCGCGGTTGCGGGAACGCGCGTGA
- a CDS encoding energy-coupling factor transporter transmembrane component T: MLPDRIEHDTLDQGGGAQSPLHRVSARAKLLGAMALLIVISVAQPWMWSVAPGVPLSAIHAAAVVVVVCLVLLARIPARYLLARLLVFAVPLTLVALSIPLAQGRAGGPVMAGVLTKGLLSFTVILCLAYTTSFERLLQAMRQCGAPKLMVAVLASMHRFVFVLSHELERMRRAQYARTFNCPRRLSPVTVRNGSRAVGMLLVRASDRAERVHAAMIARGFDGEIRMLEEEA, translated from the coding sequence ATGTTGCCCGATCGCATCGAACACGACACTCTGGATCAAGGGGGCGGCGCGCAGAGCCCGCTGCATCGTGTTTCGGCGCGCGCGAAGTTGCTGGGCGCCATGGCGCTCTTGATCGTGATCAGCGTGGCGCAACCGTGGATGTGGTCGGTCGCGCCGGGGGTTCCGCTGAGCGCAATTCATGCCGCGGCCGTCGTCGTCGTTGTTTGCCTGGTGTTACTCGCGCGTATCCCGGCACGCTACCTGCTCGCGCGGCTGCTCGTCTTTGCCGTGCCGCTGACACTAGTCGCGCTGTCGATCCCGCTGGCACAGGGCAGGGCAGGGGGGCCGGTCATGGCGGGCGTTCTTACCAAAGGATTGCTGTCGTTCACGGTGATTCTGTGTCTGGCTTACACGACTTCTTTCGAGCGGCTGTTGCAGGCCATGCGGCAGTGCGGCGCGCCGAAGCTGATGGTCGCCGTGCTCGCCTCGATGCATCGCTTCGTCTTCGTCTTGTCGCACGAGTTGGAACGTATGCGCCGCGCGCAGTACGCACGCACATTCAATTGTCCACGACGGCTGTCGCCCGTGACGGTTCGCAACGGCTCGCGGGCGGTGGGAATGTTGCTCGTACGCGCCAGCGACCGCGCCGAGCGCGTCCACGCCGCGATGATCGCTCGTGGCTTTGACGGCGAAATCCGCATGCTGGAAGAAGAAGCCTGA
- the pdxA gene encoding 4-hydroxythreonine-4-phosphate dehydrogenase PdxA yields MMRASKPLVALTMGDPAGIGPEVIAGIWSVPQIHEWCQPVVVGSPAVLERACKLVARNVKVVEVRAPDEVAATPALAPCLAACATDAASVPAGKVDARGGQAAYDALIAAAKMALAGEIDAIVTAPLSKAALWQAGHHYPGHTELLAELCGVNDFAMMLYLGPDEQVRGPHGLGVIHVTLHTALRDAIAALDEEAILAKIELAHASMRPLTGGPPRLGVCALNPHAGEEGLFGDEETRLIAPAVARARGLGIDAAGPYPADTLMARARDGEFDAVVAMYHDQGHIALKLLGMHRAVNVTLGLPIVRTSVAHGTAFDIAWQGRARTSSMTEAVRVACQLARYRSIQASPLK; encoded by the coding sequence ATGATGCGCGCGAGCAAGCCACTTGTTGCACTGACCATGGGCGATCCGGCCGGCATCGGGCCGGAGGTGATTGCCGGCATCTGGTCAGTCCCCCAAATCCACGAATGGTGCCAACCGGTGGTCGTGGGCAGTCCGGCGGTGCTGGAACGCGCCTGCAAGCTCGTGGCCCGCAATGTCAAAGTGGTCGAGGTTCGCGCGCCCGACGAGGTCGCTGCCACGCCGGCCCTGGCGCCCTGCCTGGCGGCGTGCGCTACTGACGCCGCGAGCGTGCCGGCCGGCAAGGTCGACGCGCGCGGCGGCCAGGCAGCTTACGACGCTCTGATCGCCGCAGCGAAGATGGCACTCGCGGGCGAGATCGACGCGATCGTCACCGCTCCTTTGAGCAAGGCCGCGCTGTGGCAGGCCGGGCATCATTATCCGGGCCACACCGAATTGCTGGCCGAACTGTGCGGCGTCAACGATTTCGCGATGATGCTCTACTTGGGTCCCGACGAGCAGGTGCGCGGCCCGCACGGCTTGGGAGTGATCCATGTGACGTTGCACACGGCGCTACGCGATGCGATCGCGGCGCTCGACGAAGAGGCGATCCTCGCCAAGATCGAGCTGGCGCACGCTTCGATGCGCCCGCTGACCGGCGGCCCGCCGCGATTGGGTGTCTGCGCCTTGAACCCCCACGCGGGCGAAGAAGGATTGTTCGGCGATGAAGAGACACGGCTGATTGCACCGGCGGTCGCGCGAGCGCGCGGTCTCGGCATCGACGCGGCGGGCCCCTACCCTGCCGATACGCTCATGGCTCGCGCGCGCGATGGAGAGTTCGACGCCGTCGTCGCCATGTACCACGACCAGGGGCACATTGCGTTGAAGCTGTTGGGGATGCACCGGGCGGTAAACGTCACGCTGGGACTCCCCATCGTGCGCACGAGTGTCGCGCACGGCACGGCTTTCGACATCGCCTGGCAAGGCCGGGCGCGCACCAGCAGCATGACCGAGGCCGTACGCGTCGCCTGCCAGTTGGCGCGCTATCGATCGATACAAGCTTCGCCACTCAAGTAA
- a CDS encoding histidine phosphatase family protein, whose amino-acid sequence MTTPAAESRPPSPAPDSCYAYLIRHGATAASAAHPVIMQGRTMDSPLSEIGHRQAADVGRFLADRRVDAVYASPMVRAQQTAAAAGKAHGLSPVAVESLIEADLGRWEGLSWDEIKQREPEEYERFVSRPDVHGYGGGESIADVRQRALPALEQVMQQHLGGIVAIVTHRIVIRACVAYLIGMPLAEARRLSPSTCGISLLRYRRGEIEVTTFNALFHLSTW is encoded by the coding sequence ATGACAACGCCTGCCGCGGAATCGCGCCCCCCCTCCCCTGCCCCGGACTCTTGCTACGCCTACTTAATCCGTCATGGGGCGACGGCAGCCAGCGCCGCGCATCCGGTGATCATGCAAGGGCGGACGATGGACTCGCCTTTGTCGGAAATTGGCCACCGGCAGGCCGCGGATGTCGGTCGTTTCCTGGCGGATCGGCGCGTCGACGCCGTTTACGCGAGCCCCATGGTTCGTGCGCAGCAGACGGCTGCCGCCGCCGGCAAAGCCCACGGCCTCAGCCCTGTCGCGGTCGAGTCTCTGATCGAAGCGGACCTGGGCCGCTGGGAAGGTTTGAGCTGGGACGAAATCAAACAGCGCGAGCCCGAAGAGTACGAGCGGTTCGTTTCGCGTCCTGACGTACACGGGTATGGTGGCGGGGAAAGCATCGCCGACGTTCGCCAGCGCGCGCTACCGGCGCTGGAGCAGGTAATGCAGCAGCACCTGGGCGGGATCGTGGCGATCGTCACGCACCGCATCGTGATCCGGGCTTGCGTCGCTTATTTGATCGGCATGCCATTGGCCGAAGCGCGACGGCTATCCCCCTCGACGTGCGGAATATCGCTGTTGCGCTATCGGCGTGGCGAGATTGAAGTGACGACCTTCAATGCGCTGTTCCACTTGAGCACGTGGTAG